In one window of Nycticebus coucang isolate mNycCou1 chromosome 23, mNycCou1.pri, whole genome shotgun sequence DNA:
- the SOD3 gene encoding extracellular superoxide dismutase [Cu-Zn]: protein MLALLCPCLLLAATASAALTDEEPEERNVDTAEQIRDMHAKVTEIWQELRQRRGADGDPDAPLYAACQVQPSALLDAAQPQVTGLVLFRQIAPSARLEAFFDLAGFPVEPNNASRAIHVHKFGDLNQGCESTGPHYNPLAVPHPQHPGDFGNFPVRDGRLWKYRANLAASLAGPHSIVGRAVVVHGGEDDLGRGGTQASLENGNAGRRLACCVVGVSGPALWARQALEHAERKKRRRESECKAA from the coding sequence ATGCTGGCGCTGCTGTGTCCCTGCCTGCTCCTGGCGGCCACAGCCTCGGCCGCCTTGACGGATGAGGAGCCAGAGGAGCGGAACGTCGACACGGCGGAGCAGATCCGAGACATGCATGCCAAAGTGACGGAGATCTGGCAGGAGCTCAGGCAGCGGCGAGGAGCAGACGGCGACCCTGACGCACCGCTCTACGCAGCCTGCCAGGTGCAGCCGTCGGCCTTGCTGGACGCCGCACAGCCCCAGGTCACCGGCCTGGTCCTCTTCCGGCAGATCGCGCCCAGTGCCAGGCTGGAGGCCTTCTTCGACCTGGCAGGCTTCCCGGTGGAGCCCAACAATGCCAGCCGCGCCATCCACGTGCACAAGTTCGGGGACCTGAACCAAGGCTGCGAGTCCACCGGGCCCCACTACAACCCACTGGCCGTGCCGCACCCGCAGCACCCGGGCGACTTCGGCAACTTCCCCGTGCGCGACGGCCGCCTCTGGAAGTACCGCGCCAACCTGGCCGCGTCGCTCGCGGGCCCGCATTCGATCGTGGGCCGCGCTGTGGTGGTCCATGGCGGCGAGGACGACCTGGGCCGCGGCGGCACCCAGGCCAGCCTGGAGAACGGCAACGCGGGCCGCCGGCTGGCCTGCTGCGTGGTGGGGGTGAGCGGGCCCGCGCTCTGGGCGCGCCAGGCGCTGGAGCACGCGGAGCGCAAGAAGCGGCGGCGGGAGAGCGAGTGCAAGGCCGCCTGA
- the LOC128576081 gene encoding ribosome biogenesis protein BRX1 homolog: MAATKRKRRGGLVVQAKKPKRNEKDAGPPAGQRVAAEEVEEEERDRIPGPICKGKWKNKERILIFSSRGINFRTRHLMQDLRTLMPHSKADTKMDRKDKLFVINEVCEMKNCNKCIYFEAKKKQDLYMWLSNSPHGPSAKFLVQNIHTLAELKMTGNCLKGSRPLLSFDPAFDELPHYALLKELLIQIFSTPRYHPKSQPFVDHVFTFTILDNRIWFRNFQIIEEDAALVEIGPRFVLNLIKIFQGSFGGPTLYENPHYQSPNMHRRLVRSITAAKYKEKQQVKEVQKVRKKEPKTLVPHDPTADVFVIPAEEKPIEIQWVKPEPKVDLKARKKRIYKRQRKIKQKIDSGKTK, encoded by the coding sequence atggcagcaacTAAGAGGAAGCGGCGTGGAGGCCTGGTGGTTCAGGCAAAGAAGCCAAAAAGAAACGAAAAAGATGCCGGGCCTCCAGCTGGGCAGCGCGTTGCCGCggaggaagtggaggaggaagaaagagaccgTATCCCAGGCCCCATTTGCAAGGGCAAGTGGAAAAATAAGGAACGgattctcatcttttcttccagAGGAATAAATTTCAGAACAAGACATTTGATGCAGGACTTGAGAACACTGATGCCTCATTCTAAAGCAGATACTAAAATGGATCGTAAAGATAAATTATTTGTGATTAATGAGGTCTGTGAAATGAAAAACTGTAATAAATGCATCTATTTTGAAGCTAAGAAAAAACAGGATCTCTATATGTGGCTTTCAAATTCACCTCATGGGCCATCTGCTAAATTCCTTGTTCAAAATATTCATACCCTAGCTGAACTAAAGATGACTGGAAACTGTTTGAAAGGTTCTCGGCCTCTTTTGTCTTTTGACCCTGCTTTTGATGAGTTACCACATTATGCTTTGTTAAAAGAACTCTTAATTCAGATCTTTAGTACACCACGGTATCATCCGAAAAGCCAACCATTTGTGGACCATGTATTTACTTTCACCATTTTGGATAACAGAATATGGTTTCGGAACTTTCAGATCATAGAAGAAGATGCTGCTCTTGTAGAAATAGGACCTCGTTTTGTATTAAATCTCATAAAGATTTTCCAAGGAAGTTTTGGAGGACCAACTTTATATGAAAATCCTCACTACCAGTCACCAAACATGCATCGACGTCTTGTAAGATCCATCACAGCTGcaaaatacaaagagaaacagCAAGTGAAAGAGGTGCAGAAAGTCAGAAAGAAAGAGCCAAAGACACTTGTTCCCCATGATCCCACTGCAGATGTGTTTGTTATACCAGCTGAGGAAAAACCGATAGAAATCCAGTGGGTAAAACCAGAGCCTAAAGTGGATTTGaaagcaaggaagaaaaggatttacaaaaggcaaagaaaaataaaacagaagatagACAGTGGGAAAACAAAGTGA